In the Chloroflexota bacterium genome, one interval contains:
- a CDS encoding aminotransferase class III-fold pyridoxal phosphate-dependent enzyme — MSNAIIERYTKENANSRALHEKAATLLPGGIAHDVRHQDPFPFYILRASGARKWDADGHELIDLGMGHGALILGHNYAAISRAVAEQMRVGTHFSASHPAEIQWAERIVKMVPSAEMVRFVASGTEATMMAMRLSRAFTGRPYILRFEGHFHGWNDYASVGLQSLASNKLPGIPETVRESMRTVPHDLGIVENELKTGKIAGIILEPTGASYSKVPMPDGFLKALRALSTKYDTVLIFDEVIGGFRWSPGGVQGRVGVTPDLTTMAKIVAGGLPGGAVAGRRDIMDQLTFKGREWNIEHKVLHNGTFNANPVSAAAAIVCLDAIADGKVHAFIDAQAAKLRKGMNQILNRMEIEGAAYGDASVFHVILGVPVAARGEADLRDPGLSLETLKKGSAAEIDKAFHLAMYHHGVHVFHSAGLLSMAHDDDVLAATLGAFERSLGELQDAKLL, encoded by the coding sequence ATGAGCAACGCCATTATCGAGCGATACACCAAAGAGAATGCTAATTCGCGTGCCTTGCACGAGAAAGCAGCAACGCTTCTGCCGGGCGGCATTGCGCACGATGTGCGCCATCAGGACCCGTTCCCGTTCTACATCCTGCGCGCCTCAGGCGCGCGCAAGTGGGACGCCGACGGCCACGAACTGATTGACCTGGGCATGGGCCACGGCGCGCTGATCCTCGGTCACAACTATGCCGCCATCTCGCGTGCGGTCGCCGAGCAGATGCGCGTGGGCACACACTTCAGCGCCAGCCACCCGGCCGAGATCCAGTGGGCCGAGCGCATTGTCAAGATGGTGCCGTCGGCCGAGATGGTGCGCTTCGTGGCTTCCGGCACCGAGGCGACCATGATGGCGATGCGGCTGTCGCGCGCGTTCACCGGTCGCCCGTACATTTTACGCTTCGAAGGGCACTTCCATGGCTGGAACGACTATGCCAGTGTGGGACTGCAGTCGCTGGCGTCGAATAAGTTGCCGGGCATCCCGGAGACCGTGCGCGAGTCGATGCGCACCGTGCCGCACGACCTCGGCATTGTCGAAAACGAGCTCAAGACTGGCAAGATCGCCGGCATCATCCTGGAGCCGACCGGGGCTTCGTACTCCAAGGTTCCGATGCCGGACGGGTTCCTGAAGGCGCTGCGCGCGTTGTCGACCAAGTACGACACGGTACTGATCTTCGACGAAGTGATCGGCGGCTTTCGCTGGTCGCCGGGCGGCGTGCAGGGCAGGGTCGGCGTCACGCCGGACCTGACGACGATGGCGAAGATCGTAGCGGGCGGCCTGCCGGGCGGGGCCGTGGCCGGCCGGCGCGACATCATGGATCAGTTGACGTTCAAGGGACGCGAGTGGAACATCGAACACAAAGTCCTGCACAACGGCACGTTCAACGCCAATCCGGTCTCGGCGGCGGCGGCCATCGTCTGCCTCGACGCGATCGCCGACGGCAAAGTGCACGCGTTTATCGACGCCCAGGCGGCCAAGCTGCGCAAGGGCATGAACCAGATCCTGAACCGCATGGAGATTGAAGGTGCAGCGTACGGCGACGCATCAGTTTTCCACGTCATTCTGGGCGTGCCGGTGGCGGCGCGCGGTGAAGCTGACCTGCGCGATCCCGGTCTGTCGCTCGAAACACTCAAGAAAGGCTCGGCGGCAGAGATCGACAAGGCGTTCCATCTGGCGATGTACCATCACGGTGTGCACGTCTTCCACAGCGCCGGTCTGCTGAGTATGGCGCACGATGACGATGTGCTTGCCGCCACGCTGGGGGCATTCGAGCGCTCGCTCGGCGAGTTGCAGGACGCCAAGCTGCTCTAA
- a CDS encoding dihydrodipicolinate reductase, protein MIRVVHFGLGPIGIGVAKLVAKRGDMQIVGAVDIDPAKVGKELGALLGDGQKLGVTVTNDVKSVVNKNVADIVVLTTASALKKVKGQLETIVNAGLPVISTCEELSYPQAHNAELVSELDALARKNGVAIYATGVNPGFVMDALPIFLTAPCADVKRIRIVRMQDAGVRRLPFQQKIGAGITREEFQKRVADGSVRHVGLRESITMIADSFGWTLSDYKEVIDPVIAKQDVTTPFLTVKAGTVAGVDQSGIGYVNGEERITLQLVAYVGAPQSHDTVQIDGTPNIKSTIEGGLHGDIATAAIVVNSIPRVVGGAAGLITPNNLPLAHWQQG, encoded by the coding sequence ATGATTCGTGTTGTGCATTTCGGCCTGGGGCCGATCGGGATTGGCGTCGCCAAGCTGGTGGCCAAGCGCGGCGACATGCAGATCGTTGGGGCGGTGGACATCGACCCGGCGAAAGTGGGCAAGGAACTCGGCGCCCTGCTCGGCGACGGCCAAAAGCTGGGTGTGACCGTAACGAACGACGTGAAGAGCGTCGTCAACAAGAACGTCGCCGACATCGTCGTGCTGACGACCGCGTCCGCGCTCAAGAAGGTCAAGGGCCAGCTCGAGACGATTGTCAATGCCGGCCTGCCGGTTATCTCAACGTGCGAAGAGTTGTCGTACCCGCAGGCGCACAATGCCGAGTTGGTATCCGAACTCGACGCGCTCGCCAGGAAAAATGGCGTCGCAATCTACGCGACCGGCGTCAACCCCGGTTTTGTGATGGACGCGCTGCCGATCTTCCTGACCGCGCCGTGCGCGGACGTGAAGCGCATCCGCATCGTGCGCATGCAGGATGCCGGCGTGCGCCGTCTGCCGTTCCAGCAGAAGATTGGCGCAGGCATTACGCGTGAGGAGTTCCAGAAGCGCGTGGCGGATGGCTCGGTGCGGCACGTCGGCTTGCGCGAGTCGATCACGATGATTGCCGACTCGTTCGGCTGGACGTTGAGCGATTACAAAGAAGTGATCGACCCGGTCATTGCCAAGCAGGATGTGACGACGCCATTCCTGACCGTCAAGGCGGGCACGGTTGCCGGCGTGGACCAGTCGGGCATCGGCTACGTTAATGGCGAGGAGCGCATCACGCTGCAACTGGTGGCGTATGTCGGCGCGCCGCAGTCGCATGACACGGTGCAGATCGACGGCACACCGAACATCAAGTCCACCATTGAAGGCGGCCTGCATGGCGACATCGCGACCGCCGCGATCGTGGTCAACTCGATTCCGCGCGTGGTGGGCGGCGCGGCCGGCCTGATCACGCCGAACAACCTGCCGCTGGCGCACTGGCAGCAGGGCTAA
- a CDS encoding carbon-nitrogen hydrolase family protein, which produces MAGLTVALMQLEPHADDVEANRLKGDEWCRRAQRAGAELAVFPEMWSHGYQIPDPPNAGAAARWRESAVASDGPFVAHFAQLARELDMAIAITYLERYDPQPRNSVTLFDRHGRQVLHYAKVHTCDFDREALLTPGDGFAVGMLDTGGGPVQIGAMICYDREFPESARVLMLAGAELVLVPNACEMEANRMGQLHARAFENMMAVALTNYPSPWSGGRSVALDGIAFDGHHSHDMVIVEGGGGESIYQARFDLGALRQYRASETWGNAYRKPGRYAALTSSEVAPPFVRGDSRRG; this is translated from the coding sequence ATGGCCGGGTTGACTGTGGCGTTGATGCAGTTGGAGCCTCACGCCGATGATGTAGAAGCGAACCGGCTCAAGGGCGACGAGTGGTGCCGCCGCGCTCAGCGGGCTGGCGCCGAACTGGCCGTGTTTCCTGAGATGTGGAGCCACGGTTACCAGATCCCCGATCCCCCCAACGCAGGTGCAGCGGCGCGCTGGCGCGAAAGCGCCGTGGCTTCAGACGGCCCGTTTGTAGCGCATTTCGCGCAACTGGCGCGCGAACTCGACATGGCGATTGCGATCACCTATCTGGAGCGCTACGATCCGCAACCACGCAATAGCGTCACGCTCTTCGACCGGCATGGCCGACAGGTTCTTCACTACGCCAAGGTGCATACCTGCGACTTCGACCGCGAAGCTTTGCTGACACCGGGCGACGGTTTCGCCGTTGGCATGCTCGACACCGGCGGTGGACCGGTGCAGATCGGCGCGATGATCTGCTACGACCGCGAGTTTCCCGAGAGCGCGCGGGTGCTTATGCTGGCTGGCGCGGAACTTGTGCTGGTGCCGAATGCGTGCGAGATGGAAGCCAATCGTATGGGCCAACTGCATGCACGCGCCTTCGAGAACATGATGGCCGTCGCGCTGACCAACTATCCGTCTCCGTGGTCGGGAGGCAGGTCAGTCGCCCTCGACGGTATCGCGTTTGACGGACACCATTCCCATGACATGGTGATCGTCGAGGGCGGTGGCGGCGAGTCGATCTATCAGGCGCGCTTCGATCTGGGTGCGCTGCGCCAATACCGGGCGTCTGAGACGTGGGGTAACGCGTACCGCAAGCCCGGGCGCTATGCTGCTTTGACATCCAGCGAGGTGGCGCCGCCGTTCGTACGCGGCGACTCAAGACGGGGATAG
- a CDS encoding polyprenyl synthetase family protein, with the protein MPAPDLSIYLEAIDAEMRAVIRSSESMLAPFYGMMHYHMGWADEQFRPAVVNSGKRLRPVFCLLAAETLGSDWRPALPAAAAVEILHNFSLVHDDIEDGDRTRRHRPTLWTLSGVPHAINAGDALFVLAQQALLRLSDHDVPAASVLRAERIFQTTCLRLVEGQFLDMQGESLAQTDLPYYERMISGKTAALLGASLALGAVAVNASDAMVADCQRFGEELGLAFQMTDDILGLWGAPAVTGKPAGADLKHKKKSLPVVLAQATVGELGDTMRRVFALPEVSDAEVATLLGLMDGAQIRQRAEQEANRHNAIACGCWQTVAGSAASASAAATASALAESLTRRTH; encoded by the coding sequence ATGCCTGCGCCTGATCTTTCGATATACCTGGAAGCGATCGACGCTGAGATGCGCGCCGTCATCCGGTCCAGTGAGTCAATGTTGGCGCCGTTCTACGGCATGATGCACTACCACATGGGCTGGGCCGATGAGCAGTTTCGCCCGGCGGTCGTGAACAGCGGCAAACGGTTGCGGCCGGTCTTCTGCTTGCTGGCCGCCGAAACGCTCGGCAGCGACTGGCGGCCGGCGTTGCCGGCTGCGGCAGCCGTCGAGATTCTGCACAACTTCTCGCTCGTCCACGACGACATCGAGGACGGCGACCGCACGCGACGGCACCGCCCGACGCTCTGGACGCTGAGCGGCGTGCCGCACGCCATCAACGCGGGCGATGCGCTGTTCGTGCTCGCCCAGCAAGCGTTGCTGCGGCTGAGTGACCACGACGTGCCGGCCGCGAGCGTACTGCGCGCGGAGCGCATCTTCCAGACCACGTGCCTCCGGCTGGTCGAGGGACAGTTCCTCGACATGCAGGGCGAATCGCTGGCGCAGACCGACCTGCCGTACTATGAACGCATGATCAGCGGCAAGACCGCCGCGCTGCTCGGCGCGTCGCTGGCGCTCGGAGCCGTCGCAGTGAATGCGAGCGATGCGATGGTTGCGGACTGCCAGCGATTCGGGGAAGAATTGGGGCTGGCGTTCCAGATGACCGACGATATTCTCGGCCTCTGGGGCGCGCCCGCGGTCACTGGCAAACCGGCCGGGGCTGACCTGAAACACAAGAAGAAGAGCCTGCCTGTGGTGCTGGCACAGGCCACAGTTGGCGAACTCGGCGACACGATGCGCCGCGTGTTCGCGTTGCCCGAAGTCAGCGATGCCGAAGTGGCAACGCTGCTCGGCCTAATGGACGGAGCGCAGATCCGGCAGCGCGCCGAGCAGGAGGCCAATCGGCACAATGCTATTGCGTGTGGCTGCTGGCAGACTGTGGCTGGTTCAGCCGCGTCGGCCAGCGCAGCCGCGACAGCCAGCGCGCTCGCCGAATCGCTAACCCGCCGCACGCATTAA
- a CDS encoding type 2 isopentenyl-diphosphate Delta-isomerase: MTSQRKIDHVRIVSEEPVEFIETKNGLEKYRFIHRALPEADKAAIDLRLSLFGRALDAPLCIASMTGGAGGTGPINQRLAEAAQQARIAMGVGSQRAAIEDPTLAETYQVRRWAPDILLFANLGAVQLNYGYGIDECRRAVEMIDADALILHLNSMQEAVQVNGDTNFHGLLAKIEQVCRALSAPVIAKEVSWGIDAETARRLADAGVQAIDVAGAGGTSWTEVERRRTADPRLQKIAATFLEWGIPTAETIVEAQRGAPSLPVIASGGLRNGLEAAKCIALGATLTSMASPYLKAALSSTEAVAERIAQTAEELRIAMFGIGAANLAQLRHSPLLRKVD, translated from the coding sequence ATGACCAGTCAGCGAAAAATCGACCACGTCCGAATCGTCAGCGAGGAGCCGGTCGAGTTTATCGAGACGAAGAACGGCCTCGAAAAATACCGGTTTATCCACCGCGCGCTCCCGGAGGCCGACAAGGCCGCGATCGACCTGCGGCTGAGCCTGTTTGGCCGCGCCCTGGACGCCCCGCTCTGTATCGCTTCAATGACCGGTGGCGCCGGCGGCACCGGCCCGATCAACCAGCGGCTGGCCGAAGCCGCGCAGCAGGCCCGGATTGCGATGGGTGTCGGATCGCAGCGCGCCGCAATCGAAGACCCCACGCTGGCCGAAACGTACCAGGTGCGGCGCTGGGCGCCCGACATCTTGTTGTTTGCCAATCTGGGTGCCGTCCAGTTGAACTACGGCTACGGTATCGACGAGTGCCGGCGCGCCGTGGAGATGATCGACGCCGACGCGCTCATCTTGCACCTCAATTCAATGCAGGAAGCCGTGCAGGTCAACGGCGACACCAATTTCCATGGGCTGCTTGCCAAAATCGAGCAGGTCTGTCGCGCCCTGTCAGCGCCTGTCATCGCCAAGGAAGTGTCGTGGGGTATCGACGCAGAGACCGCACGGCGACTCGCGGATGCCGGCGTGCAGGCAATTGACGTTGCGGGCGCGGGCGGTACCTCATGGACGGAGGTCGAACGGCGACGCACGGCTGACCCGCGACTCCAGAAGATCGCGGCAACGTTCCTCGAATGGGGTATCCCGACTGCTGAGACGATCGTCGAAGCGCAGCGCGGCGCGCCCAGCCTCCCCGTCATCGCCAGCGGCGGATTGCGCAACGGGCTCGAAGCGGCCAAGTGCATCGCGCTCGGCGCTACGCTTACGAGCATGGCATCGCCGTATCTCAAAGCGGCGCTGTCGTCCACCGAGGCCGTCGCCGAGCGGATCGCGCAGACCGCCGAGGAACTGCGCATCGCGATGTTCGGCATCGGCGCGGCCAACCTCGCACAATTGCGACACAGCCCCCTGCTACGAAAAGTCGACTAG
- a CDS encoding acyl carrier protein, with product MASDTFERVKKIIVDQLGADADKVTMEARFREDLEADSLDLVELIMAFEEEFGGEISDDQAQKITSVGEAVNYLAKAADK from the coding sequence ATGGCATCCGATACCTTCGAGCGCGTCAAGAAAATCATCGTGGATCAGCTCGGCGCCGACGCCGACAAAGTCACCATGGAGGCGCGCTTCCGTGAGGATCTCGAGGCCGATTCACTCGATCTGGTCGAGCTGATCATGGCTTTCGAAGAGGAGTTCGGCGGCGAGATTTCGGACGATCAGGCCCAGAAGATCACCAGCGTGGGCGAAGCCGTCAACTATCTCGCAAAAGCGGCCGATAAATAG
- a CDS encoding molybdenum cofactor guanylyltransferase, whose product MSAVTGIILAGGRSRRMGRDKALMELGGRALIGRVIDMLQTICADIVLVTNSPEAYRAFGLAMIPDALPNAGSLGGLYSGLVAIRTELAIAVACDMPFLNGRLLEHLVSLADGYDAVVPDLSTGAVLEAASQTAKQIDLHPLHAVYRRTCIEPMAAQVQSGDLRLIGYFDRVRVRAVRRDEVVPYDPALRSFINVNTPDEWAQAEALLGGA is encoded by the coding sequence GTGAGCGCGGTCACCGGCATTATTCTGGCCGGCGGCCGCTCGCGCCGGATGGGGCGCGACAAGGCGTTGATGGAACTGGGCGGCCGGGCATTGATCGGTCGCGTCATCGATATGCTGCAAACGATTTGCGCCGACATCGTGCTCGTGACCAACTCGCCGGAGGCGTATCGCGCCTTTGGGCTGGCGATGATACCCGATGCGCTACCCAATGCCGGTTCGCTCGGCGGCCTGTATTCGGGGCTGGTGGCGATACGGACTGAGCTCGCCATCGCCGTGGCGTGTGACATGCCGTTTCTGAACGGACGCCTGCTGGAGCATCTGGTGTCGCTGGCAGATGGTTACGATGCGGTCGTGCCCGACCTCAGCACGGGCGCTGTGCTGGAAGCCGCCAGCCAGACGGCCAAGCAGATCGACCTGCACCCGCTACATGCCGTGTACCGGCGGACCTGCATCGAGCCGATGGCCGCGCAGGTGCAAAGCGGGGACCTGCGGCTGATTGGCTACTTCGATCGTGTGCGGGTGCGCGCGGTGCGGCGGGACGAAGTCGTGCCGTACGACCCGGCGCTGCGGTCGTTCATCAACGTCAACACGCCGGACGAGTGGGCGCAGGCGGAGGCGTTGTTGGGCGGGGCGTAA
- a CDS encoding decaprenyl-phosphate phosphoribosyltransferase: MLIGFMKTLRPRQWGKNFVVFLPFVFTLNQAWRPFTSEMYAMLAQTVVAFVLFCLLSGSVYLINDLADIEKDRLHPTKRNRPLPSGQLPAGAALAAALLLIALTLAASYAVRPLFAAIGMAYFVVNIGYSLVFKNWVIVDVFAVSSGFVLRAVAGAVVINVPVSPWLYVVAILGALFLGINKRRNELVTLGSDAGNHRAVLEHYTLPLLDEMTSVVTSATVMAYSLYTFSAENLPKDHSMMLTIPFVIYGIFRYLYLIHVRHEGGDPSELLFRDRPLLVAILMWGAAVVTILILERSPAL; encoded by the coding sequence ATGCTCATCGGCTTCATGAAGACCCTGCGTCCGCGCCAGTGGGGCAAAAACTTCGTCGTCTTCCTGCCGTTCGTGTTCACGCTCAACCAGGCGTGGCGCCCGTTCACGTCGGAAATGTACGCGATGCTGGCCCAGACCGTTGTAGCGTTCGTTCTGTTCTGCTTGCTGTCCGGCAGCGTGTACCTCATCAACGACCTGGCCGACATCGAAAAAGACCGCCTGCACCCGACCAAGCGCAACCGCCCGCTGCCGTCCGGGCAGTTGCCGGCCGGGGCGGCGCTGGCCGCCGCGCTCCTGCTCATCGCCCTGACGCTCGCGGCCTCCTATGCCGTGCGGCCGTTGTTCGCCGCCATCGGCATGGCCTACTTCGTAGTCAACATTGGCTACTCGCTAGTGTTCAAGAACTGGGTCATCGTCGACGTGTTCGCCGTGTCGTCCGGATTCGTGCTGCGCGCCGTCGCCGGCGCCGTGGTTATCAATGTGCCCGTATCGCCCTGGCTGTACGTCGTCGCCATCCTCGGCGCGCTGTTCCTCGGCATCAACAAGCGCCGTAACGAACTGGTGACACTCGGTTCCGACGCTGGCAACCACCGCGCCGTGCTGGAGCATTACACATTGCCGCTGCTTGACGAGATGACGTCCGTCGTCACGTCGGCCACGGTCATGGCGTACTCGCTCTACACTTTCTCCGCCGAGAACCTGCCGAAGGACCACTCGATGATGCTGACGATCCCGTTCGTCATCTACGGGATCTTCCGCTACCTCTACCTCATCCACGTCCGGCACGAGGGCGGCGACCCATCGGAACTGCTGTTCCGCGACCGCCCGCTGCTGGTGGCGATTCTGATGTGGGGCGCGGCGGTCGTCACGATCCTCATTCTAGAGCGGTCGCCCGCCCTGTAG
- a CDS encoding SDR family oxidoreductase, which yields MTEKWALILGASSGMGGATSRALARAGFNIFGVHFDLRTTLPLAKAVQADCDAAGVKTQFFNQNAADDAKRQMALDKMQEALKAEGGHVWVMLHSLAFGSLLPFIHEDPKQAVSRAQMEMTLDVMSSSLVYWTQDLFRRGMLTRGSKIFSMTSAGSHRVIVGYGPVSAAKAALESHTRQLALELAPHGIFVNCIQAGVTDTPALRRIPGNEKIVAEAIAHNPGERLTMPDDVAQTVVSMCDERVAWINGTVIKVDMGEDNV from the coding sequence ATGACCGAGAAATGGGCACTGATTCTGGGCGCGAGCAGCGGCATGGGCGGCGCAACCTCCCGCGCGCTGGCGCGCGCTGGATTCAACATCTTTGGCGTGCACTTCGACCTGCGCACCACGCTGCCGCTGGCCAAGGCGGTGCAGGCCGACTGCGACGCCGCCGGCGTCAAAACACAGTTCTTCAACCAGAACGCCGCCGACGACGCCAAACGGCAGATGGCGCTCGACAAGATGCAGGAGGCGCTCAAGGCAGAAGGCGGCCACGTCTGGGTCATGCTGCACTCGCTGGCGTTCGGATCGCTACTGCCGTTCATCCACGAAGATCCGAAGCAGGCGGTCAGCCGGGCGCAGATGGAAATGACGCTCGATGTGATGTCGAGCTCGCTTGTTTACTGGACGCAAGACCTGTTCCGCCGCGGCATGTTGACGCGCGGCAGCAAGATCTTCTCCATGACGAGCGCCGGCAGCCACCGCGTGATCGTCGGCTATGGCCCGGTCTCGGCGGCCAAGGCCGCGCTCGAATCGCATACGCGCCAGCTCGCACTGGAACTGGCCCCGCACGGCATCTTCGTCAACTGCATCCAGGCCGGCGTGACCGACACGCCCGCGCTGCGCCGCATCCCCGGCAATGAGAAGATCGTTGCCGAGGCGATCGCGCACAATCCCGGTGAGCGCCTGACGATGCCCGATGACGTGGCGCAGACTGTCGTCTCCATGTGCGACGAGCGCGTGGCGTGGATCAACGGCACGGTGATCAAGGTGGATATGGGCGAGGACAACGTCTAG